A single genomic interval of bacterium harbors:
- a CDS encoding pyrroline-5-carboxylate reductase — translation MKKLFIIGVGNMGGAILKGIIPQVLKENDISVYDVDKSRLQPFLDSKIEVVDTIEKGVKNAESILLAVKPQDMEDVLMEIRCAVSERNLVISIAAGITTNYIKRVLGQNTKVARVMPNLCISVKEGASACCFSSDCRNEDKQFVESLFKALGITLTIDENKMNIITAISGSGPGYLFKIMEILIDTGKKEGLKEEDSRKLVYQTVSGAISLAMNSNISARALREKVTSKAGTTEAALKVMDEYKIEEMFREAVKAALNRAKELSKE, via the coding sequence ATGAAAAAACTTTTTATTATTGGTGTTGGAAATATGGGCGGAGCTATATTGAAAGGGATTATTCCACAAGTTCTTAAAGAAAATGATATTTCTGTTTATGATGTGGATAAAAGCAGGCTGCAGCCTTTTTTAGACTCAAAAATAGAGGTCGTTGATACAATTGAAAAGGGCGTGAAAAATGCCGAAAGCATCCTTCTGGCAGTAAAACCTCAGGATATGGAGGATGTTCTTATGGAAATAAGATGCGCAGTTTCTGAGAGAAACCTTGTTATTTCCATTGCTGCAGGTATTACAACAAATTATATTAAGAGAGTATTAGGGCAAAATACTAAAGTTGCCAGAGTTATGCCAAATCTTTGCATTAGTGTAAAAGAGGGAGCTTCAGCGTGTTGTTTTAGTAGTGACTGTCGCAATGAAGATAAACAGTTTGTTGAGTCTCTGTTTAAAGCGCTTGGTATAACTTTGACTATTGATGAAAATAAGATGAATATTATTACAGCTATAAGCGGGAGCGGTCCGGGATATTTATTTAAAATTATGGAGATCCTTATTGATACAGGGAAGAAAGAGGGTCTTAAAGAAGAGGATTCTAGAAAACTGGTTTATCAAACAGTTTCAGGAGCTATCTCTTTAGCAATGAATAGTAATATTTCGGCAAGGGCATTGAGAGAAAAAGTAACATCCAAAGCAGGCACAACAGAAGCAGCCCTAAAGGTTATGGATGAATACAAAATTGAGGAAATGTTTCGTGAAGCTGTAAAGGCAGCTCTCAATAGAGCAAAGGAATTGTCAAAGGAGTAG
- a CDS encoding UDPGP type 1 family protein, with amino-acid sequence MNIGKIRNKLQDYNQEHVLKWWNQLDDTQRKWLLQDIESIDFELMEKLVNQYMERKEISISFDDIKSPEIIKIPRTEREILHQREAREIGEQCIRDGKAACFVVAGGQGTRLGFEGPKGAYPIGPISANSIFQFHAEKILKAQQKYNVQLMWYIMTSKLLHEQTIEFFEDNKYFGMHKDQVRFFSQRMLPAIDKDGRFLMSSKYEVFKSPNGHGGALLALRESGAIDEMLETGIEYISYFQIDNLIVNVLDPVFIGYHVKADAQMSNKVTPKIAPSEKVGAVVVMDKKYAVIEYSDLPQVHMSDKDKDGSFKFNAGSIAIHILNTEFVKSLTEKGIGLPYHIAEKNIPYVNNSGEYIKPKDKNGIKFETFIFDALKFAENVANMEVMREDEFSPIKNLRGSDSVESGKQLYINRCARWLMEAGIDIPFDKNGISKIKIEISPLFANSPDDLQRKDLASIDTTRDIYLA; translated from the coding sequence ATGAATATAGGTAAAATTAGAAACAAGTTGCAAGATTATAATCAGGAACATGTTCTTAAATGGTGGAATCAGTTAGATGATACTCAACGCAAATGGCTTCTTCAGGACATTGAGAGTATTGATTTTGAGCTCATGGAGAAATTAGTTAACCAATACATGGAAAGAAAGGAAATCTCTATATCATTTGATGATATTAAAAGCCCTGAAATTATTAAAATTCCAAGAACTGAACGTGAGATACTGCATCAGAGAGAGGCAAGAGAGATAGGCGAGCAGTGTATAAGGGATGGTAAAGCAGCTTGCTTTGTTGTTGCAGGAGGGCAGGGTACAAGGCTTGGTTTTGAAGGGCCAAAAGGTGCGTATCCTATTGGTCCAATATCCGCTAACAGCATATTTCAATTTCATGCAGAGAAGATACTTAAAGCACAGCAGAAATATAATGTTCAACTCATGTGGTATATTATGACGAGCAAGCTGCTTCATGAGCAAACAATAGAATTTTTTGAAGACAATAAATATTTTGGTATGCATAAAGATCAGGTGCGATTTTTTTCTCAAAGAATGCTTCCTGCAATAGATAAAGATGGCAGGTTCCTTATGAGTTCAAAGTATGAAGTTTTTAAGAGTCCAAATGGACATGGAGGAGCCTTGCTTGCTCTCAGGGAGAGTGGAGCTATTGATGAAATGCTGGAAACTGGTATTGAATATATAAGTTACTTTCAGATAGACAATCTTATTGTCAATGTCCTGGACCCTGTTTTTATAGGTTATCATGTAAAAGCAGATGCTCAGATGTCAAATAAGGTAACGCCCAAAATTGCTCCTTCGGAAAAAGTCGGAGCAGTTGTAGTAATGGATAAGAAATATGCGGTTATTGAATATAGCGATTTACCCCAAGTGCATATGAGCGATAAAGATAAAGACGGCTCTTTTAAATTTAATGCAGGAAGCATAGCAATTCATATATTAAATACAGAGTTTGTAAAGTCTCTTACTGAGAAAGGGATAGGACTTCCGTATCATATAGCAGAAAAGAATATCCCTTATGTGAATAATAGCGGCGAGTATATTAAGCCAAAGGATAAGAACGGAATAAAATTTGAAACATTTATCTTTGATGCATTAAAGTTTGCTGAAAATGTCGCAAACATGGAAGTTATGCGCGAGGATGAATTCTCTCCAATAAAAAATTTAAGAGGTTCGGATTCTGTTGAAAGCGGGAAACAGCTTTATATAAACAGATGTGCGCGCTGGCTCATGGAAGCAGGGATCGATATTCCGTTTGACAAAAATGGAATATCAAAAATCAAGATAGAAATCAGCCCATTATTTGCAAACTCACCGGATGATTTGCAGCGTAAGGACTTGGCCTCAATAGATACTACCAGAGACATATATCTGGCGTAA
- a CDS encoding OmpA family protein, with protein MKKFSLVMSVALLLSLYLGGCSTFKKFTSDKEYEDNIKQAQMAAIKGENIPLEKPVKDTIFVEPSAKEKVIFSDILFDYDSYRLGKDAISTLEKVATWLKKHRNIRLMIEGHCDERGSRKYNLILGEQRALSVRRYLTGLGISPSRLYTITYGEDKPVDTGHDEKAWAKNRRSHLLISQ; from the coding sequence ATGAAAAAGTTTTCGCTGGTTATGTCTGTAGCTTTGTTGCTTTCATTGTACTTAGGAGGATGTTCAACATTTAAGAAGTTCACAAGTGATAAAGAGTATGAAGACAACATAAAACAAGCTCAGATGGCTGCAATTAAAGGAGAAAACATTCCTTTGGAAAAGCCTGTAAAGGATACAATATTTGTAGAACCTAGTGCAAAGGAAAAAGTAATATTTTCTGACATCCTTTTTGATTATGACAGCTATCGTCTAGGAAAAGACGCAATATCCACGTTGGAGAAAGTTGCTACATGGTTAAAAAAACATAGAAATATACGTCTAATGATTGAAGGACATTGCGATGAGCGGGGTTCCAGAAAGTATAACCTCATACTCGGCGAGCAGAGAGCCTTGAGCGTGCGCAGATATCTAACAGGATTAGGTATCTCTCCGTCAAGATTATACACAATAACCTATGGAGAAGACAAACCTGTTGATACTGGACATGATGAAAAGGCCTGGGCAAAAAACAGGAGATCACATCTTCTAATTTCGCAGTAA
- a CDS encoding LysM peptidoglycan-binding domain-containing protein: protein MKKVRLSNKILLFTVHCLLVAVFLSGCLITKIATKEDVGTIQEGQVGLSEQILLLKDETSKIGGSLSEKDKQLRDLKEQVELFCTQFRDQLNNNSIDTNKNITSLSNNIISIQKQIDQLKTAYNNLLNIQKKDKQNFNKKIEIVLDELLGEIGKIKKQINILAPDDAKLSTEKLEDGKYYIVQKGDTLIEIAVRFGVPSRTIIQANNIEDPDFLSIGQKLIIPRYSE from the coding sequence ATGAAAAAAGTTAGATTATCCAACAAAATCCTGCTGTTCACTGTTCACTGTTTACTGGTTGCTGTTTTTCTATCAGGCTGTCTGATAACTAAGATAGCTACAAAAGAAGATGTTGGCACAATACAGGAAGGCCAGGTTGGACTGAGTGAGCAGATTCTCTTATTAAAGGATGAGACAAGTAAGATAGGGGGTTCTCTGTCAGAAAAAGATAAACAACTTCGCGATCTTAAGGAACAAGTTGAGCTGTTTTGCACTCAATTTAGAGACCAATTAAATAATAATAGCATTGATACAAACAAAAATATTACATCTCTAAGTAATAACATTATCTCTATTCAAAAACAGATAGACCAGCTAAAGACTGCATATAATAACCTATTGAACATACAAAAGAAGGATAAGCAAAACTTTAACAAGAAGATTGAAATAGTGCTTGACGAACTTTTAGGGGAAATCGGAAAGATAAAAAAACAAATAAATATTTTAGCGCCTGATGATGCTAAATTAAGCACTGAAAAATTAGAAGATGGAAAATATTACATTGTTCAGAAAGGGGATACTCTAATTGAAATTGCTGTTCGTTTTGGGGTTCCTTCCAGAACAATTATTCAGGCAAACAACATTGAAGACCCTGACTTTTTATCTATTGGGCAAAAGCTGATTATTCCCAGATATAGCGAATAA
- a CDS encoding sugar phosphate isomerase/epimerase, with translation MFFSGISDEAGKPIETQIKAHKELGWKYLEIRNVDGENLTLMHDSKFDEVYGKVNDAQMKVSCFAGCIANWSRPITGDFQLDIDELKKAIPRMKKFGTKFIRIMSWPNDNDKPIKEIEWEKKAIERLRELSKIAEDGEIIMVHENCSGWAGESPENSLKMLSEINSPALKLVFDTGNTVFHGQDAMSFYSKVKKHITYVHIKDAIMLPDGKAQTTYCGEGHAYVSEILQDLKNAGYEGGISIEPHLAAAVHLGKEATSEEAYKIYMTYGRKLIEIVNNLIND, from the coding sequence ATGTTTTTTTCAGGAATCAGTGACGAAGCAGGCAAACCCATAGAGACACAGATAAAGGCGCATAAAGAACTTGGATGGAAATATCTGGAGATTAGGAATGTTGATGGAGAAAATCTAACGCTTATGCATGATTCTAAGTTTGACGAAGTATATGGAAAAGTCAATGATGCCCAGATGAAGGTATCATGTTTCGCAGGCTGTATAGCCAATTGGTCAAGACCTATAACCGGTGATTTCCAACTGGATATAGATGAGTTAAAAAAGGCTATTCCTCGCATGAAAAAATTTGGGACAAAGTTTATCCGCATTATGAGCTGGCCAAATGACAACGACAAACCTATAAAAGAGATTGAGTGGGAAAAGAAGGCTATTGAAAGATTAAGAGAACTTTCAAAGATAGCAGAAGATGGTGAAATTATAATGGTGCATGAAAATTGCAGTGGATGGGCAGGGGAAAGTCCGGAAAACTCTCTAAAAATGCTTTCAGAAATCAATTCTCCAGCCTTGAAACTTGTTTTCGATACAGGAAATACTGTTTTTCATGGTCAGGACGCTATGTCTTTCTATTCAAAAGTGAAGAAACATATTACTTATGTGCATATAAAAGATGCAATTATGCTTCCTGACGGAAAAGCTCAAACTACCTACTGTGGAGAAGGACATGCCTATGTTTCAGAAATTCTTCAGGATTTGAAAAATGCAGGATATGAAGGCGGCATTTCTATTGAGCCTCACCTTGCAGCAGCAGTTCATTTAGGTAAAGAAGCTACTAGTGAGGAAGCATACAAAATCTATATGACATACGGCAGGAAGCTTATAGAGATAGTGAATAATCTAATAAATGATTAA
- a CDS encoding nucleotidyltransferase yields the protein MNRLDEFCKVLIDFLEDSNAPYLVIGGVAVSLIGEPRMTQDIDLIISIRKQDVRHFLEAADANGFELNIKEKMQRIKQTGTFRLNRGSFHADVIIASIPLEDSAFERAQRLTFVNRMAFFPSPEDLILFKIIVGRDKDMLDAKSVVIRHRPKLDIDYLKKWTQAISDEAEDMNIWNRLIKVLEE from the coding sequence GTGAATAGACTTGATGAGTTTTGCAAAGTATTGATTGATTTTTTAGAAGACTCAAATGCCCCTTACCTTGTCATAGGTGGAGTTGCAGTCAGTCTTATTGGTGAACCGAGAATGACGCAGGATATTGATTTAATTATTTCTATCCGAAAGCAGGATGTGCGCCATTTTCTGGAAGCTGCCGATGCAAATGGGTTTGAACTAAACATTAAAGAGAAAATGCAGAGAATAAAACAGACAGGTACCTTCAGACTGAATCGAGGTTCTTTTCATGCAGATGTAATCATTGCCAGTATACCTCTTGAGGATAGTGCTTTTGAACGAGCTCAAAGACTTACGTTCGTGAACAGAATGGCCTTTTTCCCGTCTCCTGAGGACTTAATTCTATTCAAGATAATTGTTGGCCGTGATAAGGATATGTTAGATGCTAAATCGGTTGTTATTCGTCACAGACCCAAGCTTGATATAGACTATCTGAAGAAATGGACTCAAGCCATCTCTGACGAGGCAGAAGATATGAACATCTGGAATAGACTGATTAAAGTGCTTGAGGAATAA
- a CDS encoding S41 family peptidase, whose amino-acid sequence MAGENRFHNLQKLTYLLIVVLLIYGGRNLWINFASPRHKKTKIFLKTFDIIQTRYIDKTEPRDLIYSAVDSMVKSLGDPYSQFIPQEAYGEVKIFEKGEYGGLGIVIGIRDNKVIVISPIEGTPADKAGIKPGDVVVKIDGISCVGWSLSEVVKELRGEEGTKVSLYIEREKYQKLLHFEIIRKIIELRSVYYKLINNSIGYIRIVDFGNGTLKSFKDAINSLDKKKTKSLILDLRNNPGGFIDQAVEISDCFLSNGLIVKTKRRSKEQTKTYRATKSKEDILLPLVVLINKGSASAAEIVAGALQCNKRATIIGTTSFGKGSVQGIFHLPDKTALCLTIARYYIPDGSLIDGKGIQPDIEIKIPESWYEKSIKEQIELLDPQLEKAVEVLGRF is encoded by the coding sequence TTGGCTGGAGAAAACAGGTTTCATAATCTTCAAAAACTGACGTATCTTCTAATTGTTGTTCTATTGATTTATGGAGGTCGAAACCTGTGGATAAATTTTGCAAGTCCAAGGCATAAGAAAACAAAAATTTTCTTAAAAACTTTTGATATTATCCAGACTCGCTATATAGATAAGACAGAGCCCAGAGACCTTATATATAGTGCTGTTGATAGTATGGTTAAGAGTCTTGGGGATCCGTACAGCCAGTTTATACCACAGGAAGCGTATGGCGAAGTTAAGATATTTGAAAAAGGGGAATATGGGGGACTGGGCATAGTTATAGGAATAAGGGATAATAAGGTTATAGTTATTTCACCTATAGAAGGTACTCCTGCAGATAAAGCTGGAATAAAGCCCGGGGATGTTGTTGTGAAAATAGACGGAATAAGCTGTGTTGGATGGTCGTTGTCAGAAGTAGTGAAAGAGCTTAGAGGGGAAGAAGGGACAAAAGTTTCATTGTATATAGAACGCGAGAAATATCAGAAACTTTTGCATTTTGAAATTATTAGAAAAATTATAGAACTTAGATCAGTTTATTATAAATTAATAAACAATAGTATCGGATATATTAGAATTGTAGATTTTGGAAACGGAACATTAAAGAGTTTTAAAGATGCCATAAATAGTTTGGATAAAAAAAAGACAAAGTCTCTTATTTTAGATTTAAGAAATAACCCGGGTGGATTTATTGACCAGGCAGTAGAGATTTCAGATTGTTTCTTATCTAACGGATTAATAGTTAAGACAAAGAGACGGAGCAAAGAGCAGACTAAGACATATAGAGCAACAAAGAGCAAAGAAGATATACTCTTGCCGTTAGTTGTGCTGATAAATAAAGGCAGTGCCAGCGCAGCGGAGATTGTTGCTGGCGCCTTGCAGTGTAATAAGCGCGCAACTATAATAGGAACAACCAGTTTTGGAAAGGGATCAGTACAAGGCATTTTCCATTTGCCTGATAAAACAGCTCTTTGTCTGACTATTGCCAGATATTATATTCCTGATGGCAGCTTAATCGATGGTAAAGGCATCCAGCCTGATATAGAAATCAAAATTCCTGAATCATGGTACGAAAAATCAATAAAGGAACAGATTGAATTACTTGACCCTCAGTTAGAGAAGGCAGTGGAGGTACTTGGTAGATTTTAG
- the groES gene encoding co-chaperone GroES, giving the protein MKLVPLEDRVIIKRLEAEDKTKGGIILPDTAKEKPQKGKIIAVGSGKVLEDGKKQSMSVKKGDKVIFASYAGTEVQIDGEEHLIMKEEDILAVIE; this is encoded by the coding sequence ATGAAATTAGTACCTTTAGAAGACAGAGTTATTATAAAGAGATTAGAAGCTGAGGATAAGACAAAGGGAGGTATAATTCTTCCCGATACAGCTAAGGAAAAACCGCAAAAGGGTAAGATTATAGCTGTTGGCAGTGGAAAAGTGTTGGAAGATGGGAAGAAACAATCAATGAGTGTTAAAAAAGGCGACAAAGTTATTTTTGCATCATACGCAGGCACAGAAGTACAAATTGACGGGGAAGAGCATCTGATAATGAAAGAGGAAGACATCTTAGCTGTTATAGAATAG
- the groL gene encoding chaperonin GroEL (60 kDa chaperone family; promotes refolding of misfolded polypeptides especially under stressful conditions; forms two stacked rings of heptamers to form a barrel-shaped 14mer; ends can be capped by GroES; misfolded proteins enter the barrel where they are refolded when GroES binds), whose protein sequence is MAKQLKFGEEARKAILSGVEQLSRAVKVTLGPKGRNVVLDKKFGSPTITKDGVTVAKEIELEEPYENMGAQMVKEVASKTSDVAGDGTTTATVLAESIYREGLRNVTAGANPMALKRGIEKAVDNVVKSLKGLSKPVKDKKEISQVATISANNDPTIGNIIADAMDKVGKDGVITVEEAKGMDTTLDIVEGMQFDRGYLSPYFVTDAERMEVVLENPYILIHEKKISSMKDLLPLLEKVAQSGTPFLILAEEVEGEALATMVVNKIRGTLKCACVKAPGFGDRRKAMLEDIATLTGGKAISEDLGIKLENITLNDLGRAKRVTIDKENTTIIEGAGNRKDIDGRISQIRTQIDDTTSDYDKEKLQERLAKLAGGVAVINVGAATETEMKEKKARVEDALHATRAAVEEGVVAGGGVALLRCISDLGKMALKGDEAIGLNIIKRALEEPVRQLVNNAGVEGAIVVQELLKKEKNVGFNVQDGKYEDMFAAGIVDPTKVTRTALQNAASIAGLLLTTEALVTDVPEKEKMPPMPGGGGMGGGMY, encoded by the coding sequence ATGGCAAAACAGTTAAAGTTTGGCGAAGAAGCAAGAAAGGCAATTTTAAGCGGTGTTGAGCAGCTTAGTAGGGCTGTAAAGGTAACACTTGGGCCAAAGGGCAGAAACGTTGTATTGGACAAGAAATTCGGATCTCCAACAATTACAAAGGACGGTGTTACAGTTGCAAAGGAAATTGAATTGGAAGAGCCATATGAGAATATGGGCGCTCAGATGGTAAAGGAAGTTGCGTCAAAGACTTCTGACGTAGCAGGTGACGGAACCACAACAGCTACAGTACTTGCGGAATCAATATATAGAGAGGGGCTCAGGAATGTTACAGCGGGTGCAAATCCAATGGCGCTTAAAAGAGGAATTGAAAAGGCAGTAGATAATGTTGTGAAAAGTCTTAAGGGCTTGAGCAAGCCGGTCAAAGACAAAAAAGAAATCTCTCAGGTTGCCACAATCTCTGCAAACAATGATCCAACAATTGGAAACATAATAGCAGACGCTATGGATAAGGTTGGCAAGGATGGAGTTATCACAGTTGAGGAAGCAAAGGGAATGGATACAACTCTGGATATCGTAGAAGGTATGCAGTTTGACAGAGGTTATTTGTCTCCCTATTTTGTAACTGACGCAGAAAGAATGGAAGTGGTTCTTGAGAATCCATACATCCTTATTCATGAAAAGAAAATTTCCAGTATGAAGGATTTGCTTCCGTTATTGGAAAAAGTAGCGCAATCAGGTACTCCATTCTTAATTCTTGCTGAAGAAGTTGAAGGAGAAGCTCTGGCAACAATGGTTGTGAATAAGATTAGAGGCACTCTAAAATGCGCATGTGTCAAGGCTCCGGGTTTTGGAGATAGAAGAAAGGCAATGCTTGAAGATATTGCTACTCTTACAGGAGGAAAAGCAATCTCTGAGGATCTCGGAATCAAATTAGAGAATATCACTCTTAACGATTTGGGAAGAGCAAAGCGCGTTACAATAGATAAGGAAAATACAACTATTATTGAAGGAGCAGGAAATAGAAAAGATATAGACGGCAGAATATCTCAGATTCGTACGCAAATAGATGATACAACATCAGATTATGATAAGGAAAAGCTACAGGAAAGACTGGCAAAGCTTGCCGGCGGAGTTGCAGTTATTAATGTTGGAGCTGCAACAGAGACAGAGATGAAGGAAAAGAAGGCAAGAGTTGAAGATGCGCTTCATGCAACCAGGGCCGCTGTTGAAGAGGGCGTAGTTGCAGGCGGCGGAGTTGCCTTGCTTAGATGCATATCTGATCTCGGGAAAATGGCACTGAAGGGAGACGAAGCTATTGGGCTTAACATTATCAAGCGTGCTCTTGAAGAGCCAGTAAGACAGCTTGTGAATAATGCTGGAGTTGAAGGAGCCATTGTTGTTCAGGAGCTTCTTAAAAAAGAGAAAAATGTTGGATTTAATGTGCAGGATGGTAAATATGAGGACATGTTTGCAGCAGGTATTGTGGATCCGACAAAAGTAACAAGGACCGCTCTTCAGAATGCAGCAAGCATTGCAGGATTACTGCTTACAACAGAAGCGCTTGTAACAGACGTTCCTGAAAAGGAAAAGATGCCTCCAATGCCTGGCGGCGGCGGAATGGGCGGAGGGATGTATTAA
- a CDS encoding co-chaperone GroES: MTVKPLADRILVKRLEEEDKIGSIIVPDTAKEKSQKAEVIAVGEGRRTDEGKLVSLEVKKGDKLLIGKYAGTDIKIDGEEYIIMKQEDVMGIFKN; the protein is encoded by the coding sequence ATGACGGTAAAACCACTAGCTGATAGGATATTAGTTAAGAGATTAGAAGAGGAGGACAAGATAGGAAGCATAATAGTTCCTGATACGGCTAAGGAAAAGTCTCAAAAAGCAGAGGTTATTGCTGTAGGAGAGGGGAGAAGGACAGATGAAGGAAAACTAGTTTCTCTTGAGGTTAAAAAGGGGGACAAGCTACTTATTGGTAAGTATGCAGGTACGGATATAAAGATTGATGGCGAAGAATATATAATTATGAAGCAGGAAGATGTAATGGGAATTTTTAAGAACTAA